From Nicotiana tabacum cultivar K326 chromosome 22, ASM71507v2, whole genome shotgun sequence, one genomic window encodes:
- the LOC142175845 gene encoding uncharacterized protein LOC142175845 encodes MVPTLREKAPPPKDINYQQLSLSLNPTRAHRERSTQSNPLMKILLWNCRGATGADFRRNLKAVLSWNNPTMVCFTETKMKKAANEALMVEFWFTNMLHVDAIGYSEGMIMLWREHEVAHVDPIAATNQEIHANVQVSTSSQPCILSWVYASTSFNNRKIRWDNLEHISVSHAQHWILCGDFNEITSAVDKFGGNPINNNRANALLDCLQNINMVDLRFTGSRFTWSNLRTKEH; translated from the coding sequence ATGGTTCCAACACTGAGGGAGAAAGCACCTCCTCCAAAAGACATCAACTACCAGCAACTTTCTCTTTCTCTAAACCCCACGAGGGCTCATCGAGAGAGATCAACCCAAAGCAATCCCCTAATGAAGATACTTTTATGGAATTGTAGGGGAGCCACTGGAGCTGATTTTCGGAGGAACCTCAAAGCAGTCCTCTCATGGAACAACCCCACTATGGTTTGTTTCACTgagacaaaaatgaagaaggcaGCAAACGAGGCTCTAATGGTGGAATTTTGGTTCACCAACATGCTTCACGTGGATGCTATTGGCTATTCAGAAGGGATGATCATGCTGTGGAGGGAACATGAAGTTGCGCATGTGGACCCCATTGCTGCCACAAATCAGGAGATACATGCAAATGTCCAGGTAAGTACATCAAGTCAACCCTGTATTCTATCATGGGTTTATGCTAGTACTAGTTTTAATAATAGAAAAATTCGGTGGGACAATCTAGAGCATATTTCTGTATCACATGCACAACATTGGATCCTTTGTGGGGATTTTAATGAAATTACTTCTGCAGTTGATAAATTCGGTGGAAATCCTATTAATAATAATCGTGCCAATGCACTACTAGATTGCCTCCAAAATATCAACATGGTTGATCTGCGCTTCACAGGTTCAAGATTCACATGGTCAAACCTAAGGACTAAGGAGCACTAG
- the LOC107800149 gene encoding putative protein FAR1-RELATED SEQUENCE 10: MMTMDVQISEDSGARRLESSAIGQVSTSEADRTQEPYEGMIFESEEAARAYYDEYAGRAGFITRVLSSRKSERDGSIISRGLGCRGIPDNQRSGSIANQKRDRRRDGCTAMILVKREKPGTWVVRKFVRDHNHPLVISPSKRRPTFDEKDKKIQELTAELRIKKRLSAAYREQLLSLMKDVDSHSEHMSTKVQAVRRILKELEAKKQELSNHSRHHK; the protein is encoded by the exons ATGATGACTA TGGATGTGCAAATTTCAGAGGACAGTGGTGCTAGAAGATTAGAATCATCTGCAATAGGACAAGTTAGTACTTCTGAAGCTGACCGAACCCAAGAACCATATGAGGGTATGATATTTGAATCTGAAGAAGCTGCCAGAGCTTACTACGATGAGTACGCTGGACGGGCAGGATTTATAACCCGTGTTCTGTCATCTCGCAAGTCAGAGCGTGATGGGTCAATTATATCACGCGGACTTGGTTGTAGAGGGATACCAGATAATCAAAGGTCAGGAAGCATTGCAAATCAAAAGCGAGATAGACGGCGTGATGGTTGTACGGCAATGATCCTAGTCAAAAGAGAGAAGCCCGGTACGTGGGTGGTCAGAAAATTTGTTAGGGACCACAATCATCCCTTGGTTATATCACCTTCCAAGAGACGTCCAACTTTT GAtgagaaagataaaaaaattCAGGAATTAACAGCAGAACTTCGGATCAAGAAACGACTAAGTGCAGCATACCGAGAACAGctgcttagtctcatgaaagACGTGGATAGCCATAGTGAACATATGTCTACAAAAGTTCAAGCTGTTCGTAGAATTCTTAAAGAACTTGAAGCTAAAAAACAGGAGCTTTCAAATCACAGTAGACACCATAAGTAG